A single region of the Hippopotamus amphibius kiboko isolate mHipAmp2 chromosome 6, mHipAmp2.hap2, whole genome shotgun sequence genome encodes:
- the LOC130855612 gene encoding ADP-ribosylation factor 1-like isoform X1, translating into MGNIFANLFKGLFGKKEMRLLMVGLDAPGKTTILYKLKLGEIVTTIPTLGFNVEHKNNSFTVWDVGGQDKIRPLWCHYFQNTQGLISVVDSNDRGRVNEARKELMRMLAEDELRDAVLLVSANTQDLPSAVNAAEITDMLGLHSLRHRNGYIQATCATSGDGLYEGLDWLSNQLRNQK; encoded by the coding sequence ATGGGGAATATCTTTGCAAACCTCTTCAAGGGCCTTTTTGGCAAAAAAGAAATGCGCCTTCTCATGGTGGGCCTAGATGCTCCGGGAAAGACCACCATCCTGTACAAACTGAAGCTGGGTGAAATCGTGACCACCATTCCCACTCTAGGCTTCAACGTGGAACACAAGAACAACAGCTTCACTGTGTGGGACGTGGGTGGCCAGGACAAGATCCGGCCTCTGTGGTGCCACTACTTCCAGAACACACAAGGTCTCATCTCTGTGGTTGACAGCAATGACAGAGGGCGTGTGAATGAGGCCCGCAAGGAGCTTAtgaggatgctggcagaagacgaGCTCAGGGACGCCGTCCTGCTCGTGTCTGCTAACACACAGGACCTCCCCAGTGCCGTGAATGCAGCTGAGATCACGGACATGTTGGGTCTACACTCTCTGCGCCACAGGAACGGGTACATTCAGGCCACCTGTGCCACCAGCGGGGACGGGCTCTATGAGGGACTGGACTGGCTGTCCAATCAGCTCCGGAACCAGAAGTGA
- the LOC130855612 gene encoding ADP-ribosylation factor 1-like isoform X3, with amino-acid sequence MGNIFANLFKGLFGKKEMRLLMVGLDAPGKTTILYKLKLGEIVTTIPTLGLISVVDSNDRGRVNEARKELMRMLAEDELRDAVLLVSANTQDLPSAVNAAEITDMLGLHSLRHRNGYIQATCATSGDGLYEGLDWLSNQLRNQK; translated from the exons ATGGGGAATATCTTTGCAAACCTCTTCAAGGGCCTTTTTGGCAAAAAAGAAATGCGCCTTCTCATGGTGGGCCTAGATGCTCCGGGAAAGACCACCATCCTGTACAAACTGAAGCTGGGTGAAATCGTGACCACCATTCCCACTCTAG GTCTCATCTCTGTGGTTGACAGCAATGACAGAGGGCGTGTGAATGAGGCCCGCAAGGAGCTTAtgaggatgctggcagaagacgaGCTCAGGGACGCCGTCCTGCTCGTGTCTGCTAACACACAGGACCTCCCCAGTGCCGTGAATGCAGCTGAGATCACGGACATGTTGGGTCTACACTCTCTGCGCCACAGGAACGGGTACATTCAGGCCACCTGTGCCACCAGCGGGGACGGGCTCTATGAGGGACTGGACTGGCTGTCCAATCAGCTCCGGAACCAGAAGTGA
- the LOC130855612 gene encoding ADP-ribosylation factor 1-like isoform X2 has protein sequence MGNIFANLFKGLFGKKEMRLLMVGLDAPGKTTILYKLKLGEIVTTIPTLGFNVEHKNNSFTVWDVGGQDKIRPLWCHYFQNTQGLISVVDSNDRGRVNEARKELMRMLAEDELRDAITDMLGLHSLRHRNGYIQATCATSGDGLYEGLDWLSNQLRNQK, from the exons ATGGGGAATATCTTTGCAAACCTCTTCAAGGGCCTTTTTGGCAAAAAAGAAATGCGCCTTCTCATGGTGGGCCTAGATGCTCCGGGAAAGACCACCATCCTGTACAAACTGAAGCTGGGTGAAATCGTGACCACCATTCCCACTCTAGGCTTCAACGTGGAACACAAGAACAACAGCTTCACTGTGTGGGACGTGGGTGGCCAGGACAAGATCCGGCCTCTGTGGTGCCACTACTTCCAGAACACACAAGGTCTCATCTCTGTGGTTGACAGCAATGACAGAGGGCGTGTGAATGAGGCCCGCAAGGAGCTTAtgaggatgctggcagaagacgaGCTCAGGGACGCC ATCACGGACATGTTGGGTCTACACTCTCTGCGCCACAGGAACGGGTACATTCAGGCCACCTGTGCCACCAGCGGGGACGGGCTCTATGAGGGACTGGACTGGCTGTCCAATCAGCTCCGGAACCAGAAGTGA